A section of the Streptomyces xinghaiensis S187 genome encodes:
- a CDS encoding ArsR/SmtB family transcription factor: protein MMTSVDTELIRVLADPLRLRIVTLLASETLCTTHLVQETGARQTNLSNHLRVLREAGVVETEPCGRYTYYKLRPDVIEALAGSFAELARSARATQATDTKRSCP, encoded by the coding sequence ATGATGACGTCAGTCGACACTGAACTGATCCGGGTGCTCGCGGACCCGCTCAGGCTGAGAATCGTGACGCTGCTCGCGAGCGAGACGCTGTGCACCACGCATCTGGTCCAGGAGACCGGCGCCCGCCAGACGAACCTCTCCAACCACCTCCGCGTGCTCCGTGAGGCCGGGGTCGTCGAGACCGAGCCCTGCGGCCGCTACACGTACTACAAGCTGCGGCCCGACGTCATCGAAGCCCTGGCCGGCTCCTTCGCCGAGCTGGCCCGCTCCGCCCGCGCCACCCAGGCCACCGACACGAAGAGGTCCTGCCCGTGA
- a CDS encoding arsenate reductase ArsC — MTEKPSVLFVCVHNAGRSQMAAAWLTHLAGDRVEVRSAGSAPADRVNPAAVEAMREVGVDMSAEVPKVLTVDAVRASDVVITMGCGDTCPVFPGKRYLDWKLDDPAGQGVDAVRPIRDEIRTRIEGLIEEIAPGPTA, encoded by the coding sequence ATGACCGAGAAGCCCTCCGTGCTCTTCGTCTGCGTCCACAACGCCGGCCGCTCCCAGATGGCCGCGGCCTGGCTGACCCACCTCGCGGGCGACCGCGTCGAGGTCCGCTCCGCCGGTTCGGCCCCCGCCGACCGGGTCAACCCCGCCGCCGTCGAGGCCATGCGCGAGGTGGGTGTCGACATGTCCGCGGAGGTGCCCAAGGTGCTGACCGTGGACGCCGTGCGGGCCTCCGATGTCGTGATCACCATGGGCTGCGGCGACACCTGCCCCGTCTTCCCCGGCAAGCGCTACCTGGACTGGAAGCTGGACGACCCGGCCGGACAGGGCGTCGACGCCGTACGGCCCATCCGCGACGAGATCAGGACCCGGATCGAGGGCCTGATCGAGGAGATCGCCCCGGGGCCGACGGCCTGA